A single genomic interval of Perca fluviatilis chromosome 19, GENO_Pfluv_1.0, whole genome shotgun sequence harbors:
- the LOC120547549 gene encoding transmembrane protein 26-like, whose translation MLKFISAVITRALFILVSLTGVWRVTWVKKDHTYWFLTFLFLPLVVEMIITLKSRKGQDYKWFSPPIFLFLISIIPSIWILELHHQQDKVRNPSGHPQCKNLDSWENLRKVITLNETLGNGNLTNYLKHFNQVLSSVCSNDWILALHQILLILLILGKWLLPLGGGVTRDELSQLLLIFVGTAADILEFTSETLSDVKENSPQLVYIILAVWTWSMLQFPLHLAVVNSKPDSEGEHGVQEMSLLTKHSTDMWSILEALFIQDGPFLVVRLTVMTYYEVFHQMLVFFAIKNFLVVILNLYRLVVLCQDTSRRVSRDSAIP comes from the exons ATGTTGAAGTTTATATCTGCCGTTATCACCAGAGCGTTATTTATCCTCGTCTCTCTGACCGGCGTCTGGAGGGTGACATGGGTGAAGAAAGATCACACTTACTGGTTCCTGACTTTCCTCTTTCTGCCGCTTGTCGTTGAAATGATAATAACGCTAAAGAGTCGAAAAGGACAAGATTACAAATG GTTTTCTCCTCCTATCTTTCTGTTTCTAATAAGTATCATTCCCTCCATCTGGATCCTGGAGCTCCACCACCAGCAGGACAAAGTCAGGAACCCCTCAGGTCACCCTCAG TGCAAAAACCTTGATTCTTGGGAGAATCTGCGCAAGGTGATCACTCTGAACGAGACCCTGGGAAACGGAAACCTCACAAACTACCTGAAG CATTTTAACCAGGTGTTATCGTCTGTATGTTCTAACGACTGGATCCTGGCTCTCCATCAGATCCTGCTCATCCTCCTCATCTTAGGGAAGTGGCTCCTCCCGCTGGGAGGCGGAGTCACGCGGGACGAGCTCTCGCAGCTTCTCCTAATTTTTGTTGGCACTGCGGCAGACATCCTTGAATTTACTAGCGAGACACTGTCAGATGTCAA AGAGAACAGCCCTCAGCTGGTCTACATCATCTTAGCTGTATGGACCTGGAGCATGCTGCAGTTCCCCTTACATCTGGCTG TGGTGAACTCCAAGCCAGACAGTGAGGGTGAGCATGGGGTCCAGGAGATGTCCCTCTTGACTAAGCACAGCACGGACATGTGGAGCATCTTGGAGGCCTTGTTTATCCAGGACGGGCCTTTCCTGGTGGTCAGGCTCACTGTTATGACCTACTATGAAGTCTTCCACCAGATGTTGGTGTTCTTTGCCATCAAGAACTTCCTGGTGGTCATACTGAACTTGTACAGGTTGGTTGTTCTATGCCAGGACACCAGCAGAAGAGTCAGCCGGGACAGCGCTATCCCATGA
- the LOC120548093 gene encoding p53 apoptosis effector related to PMP-22, with amino-acid sequence MFRCGIAYPRCRWIVPLLLLFAIIFDIIAIAATSGWVEDENAKSHYASMWQQCRGRNDNWDCKSLMEFSWAQAVAALMIIALIILIIAFIISCVALCCTLNITLLPLIGALLIIVVVLQVIALIIYPCKFNELIFEGHYYYTWAYGFGWGATILCIGCAILFCCLPRYEDELSGLAKTKYIYSSA; translated from the exons ATGTTTCGCTGTGGGATCGCCTACCCCCGATGCAGGTGGATCGtgcccctgctgctgctcttcgcCATTATTTTTGACATCATCGCCATCGCCGCTACCTCGGGATGGGTCGAGGATGAGAACGCCAAGTCTCACTACGCCAGTATGTGGCAACAGTGCCGAGGCAGGAATGACAACTGGGACTGCAAGTCGCTCATGGAGTTCT CTTGGGCCCAGGCAGTCGCTGCTCTGATGATCATCGccctcatcatcctcatcatcgcCTTCATCATCTCCTGTGTGGCTTTGTGCTGCACATTAAACATCACTCTTCTGCCCCTAATAGGAGCACTGTTGATCATTGTTG TGGTTCTCCAAGTCATCGCTCTGATCATCTACCCCTGCAAATTTAATGAGTTGATCTTCGAGGGCCACTATTACTACACCTGGGCCTATGGCTTCGGCTGGGGCGCCACCATCCTCTGCATCGGCTGTGCCATCCTCTTCTGCTGCCTGCCACGCTACGAGGATGAGCTGAGCGGCCTGGCTAAGACCAAATACATCTATTCCTCTGCTTAA